Sequence from the Janthinobacterium lividum genome:
CTTCGGTGATCAAAAACGATTTCGCATACGGGTGGTACAAGCACGTGGGGTGGAACTGAATGAATTCCATGTTCGACACGCGGCAGCCGGCGCGCCAGGCCATGGCGATGCCGTCGCCGCTGGCCGTGTCGGGATTCGTTGTATATAAATACACCTTGCCGGCGCCGCCCGTGGCCAGCACGGTGTGCTCGGCGGCAAACGTCAGCACTTTACCCGTTTGCTCATCCTGCACGTACAGGCCGTGGCAATGGGGCTGGGCATTGCGCTGCGTGGGCTTCATGCCCAGCTTGTCGGAGGTGATCAGGTCGATCGCGCAATGGTGTTCGAACAGGCTGATGTTCGGGTGGGCGCGCACCTTTTCTTCCAGGGTTACTTGCACGGCATGCCCGGTGGCGTCGGCCGCGTGGATGATGCGGCGCTGGCTGTGTCCGCCTTCACGGGTCAGGTGGAAACCCAGCTCGGCTGTGGCATCGCGCGTAAACGGCACGCCTTGCTCGATCAGCCATTCGATGGCTTCGCGGCCGTGCTCGACGATGTAGCGCGTGGCGCTCTCGTCGCACAGGCCGCCGCCGGCGATCAGGGTGTCTTCGATGTGCTGCTGGTGGCTGTCGCCCGAGTCCAGCACGGCCGCGATCCCGCCTTGCGCCCAGTTGCTGGCGCCATCGAGCAGCGCACGTTTGGAAATGATCGCGACGGTGCGCGTCTCAGCTAAATGCAGTGCAACCGATAAACCCGCCAGGCCACTGCCGACAATCGCTACATCAAATTTCATGACATTTATCTTTTTTCAGGGGAAGCATACTATAGTCCATTTCACATCAATCGGTAATGTGTTGAGATAAATTCTGCCAGTGAAAGATAGCTGGGGCCGTAGCTTGTGGCGTATCAATGTCTTCGTGGAACAGTTCGCCATGATGGCAAGACCGGTGGCAAGCCGCCCTGTGCGCGGCGTGCCGCCTTTGCCGCAGGAGGCCCCATGATCCGCATCTTCAGCCATTACGTCTCGAAAACAGCGTTTATCTTGCTGTTGCTGGAAATCATGATCTTGCTGCTGTCGGCCACCCTGACGTCGCTGCTGTGGCTGGCGGATGGCAGCCGCGTGCTGCGGGTGAGCGAGGTTTACCTGTCTTCCTCGATCTTTGCCCTGGTCATCGTTTTCAGCATGAGCGCGCTGGGCATGTACCAGCACCGCTCGCGCGAAGATATCCGCAACACCTTATTGCGCATCCTGCCGTCGTTCGCCTTGGGTTTTGCCGTGCTGAGCGTGCTGATCCGTTTTATTCCTTCCTTGCATTTCGGACGCGGCAGCGTGCTGATCTTCGGCCTGGGCGCCATCGGCGTGCTGCTGGCGCGCCTGGTGGTGTTCAAATCCTCGCAATCGGCGCTGATGGAAGGCCGGCTGATCCTGGTGGGCGGCGGGGCGCTGGCGCGCGAATGCATGGAGCTGGCGGCGAGCAAGATCGGTTTCCACCAGTTTACGGTGGTCGGCTGCATCGATGTGGCGGGCGAGCGCTGCTGCGTACCGGCCTCGGCCTTGCTGCCGGCCGAACCGTCGCTGCTGGCCATGGCCCAGCGCCATGACGCGCATGAGATCGTCGTGTCCGTCAGCGACCGGCGCAATGGGGCGTTTCCTGCCAAGCAACTGCTGGAATGCGCGCTGGGCGGCGTCAAGGTGATTGACGCGGCCACGTTCTTCGAGCGCGAAGCGTGCCAGATCCGCATCGATTCCCTGCAACCGAGCTATCTGATCTATGGCGGCGGCTTCGATCAGAGCTTTTTCCGCGCCGCCTCGAAGCGCCTGTTCGACCTGGCCGCCAGCGGCGTCATCTGCCTGGCCGCGCTGCCCGTGATGCTGGCGACGGCCCTGTGCATCCGCCTGGAAGATGGCGGCCCCGTGTTTTACCAGCAAGAGCGGGTAGGGCGCGACGGCTTGCCCTTCAATGTGCTGAAATTTCGCAGCATGCGCTGCGACGCGGAGCGCGATGGCAAGCCCATCTGGGCGCTGGACAACGATGCGCGCATCACGCGTGTGGGCAAGCTGATCCGCAAGCTGCGGATCGACGAGCTGCCGCAAATGCTCAATGTGTTTCGCGGCGAGATGAGTTTCGTGGGACCGCGCCCCGAGCGCGCCTACTTTGTCGAGCAACTGAAGGAGCAGGTGCCGTACTACAACATCCGTCACAGCATCAAGCCGGGCATCACGGGCCTGGCGCAGGTGCGCTATCAATATGGCGCTTCTGTCGACGATGCGGTGAACAAACTGCAATACGATTTGTATTATGTGAAGAACAATAGCCTGTTCCTCGACTTGCTGATCCTGCTCGACACGGTGCAGGTGGTGCTGTTTGGCAAGGGCAGCCGATGATACGGGCGCAGTCGGACTGGCTGGCGGCGGCCGACGCGGCGGCCCTCAGCCATGGCCTGGCGTCGCTGGCCTTCTTCGTGCTGGCGCTGCTGCTCATCAGCAACTGGCGCGCGCGGCAGAATGTGCGCGCCTTGCTGGTGGCTTGCCTGGCGACGGGCGGCTGGGCGACGGGCGCGGTGGTGCTGGTGCTGCTGGGACAGCGTACCGCGTTGGCCGGCGACGCGCTGGAACTGCTGCGCACCCTGGCCTGGCTGGTGTTTTTGCTGCTGCTGATCGAACCGTCGCGGCCCCGCCTGCGTCTGGTGCTGGCCGGCATCGCCCTCACGGCGCTGGCGCCCTGGCTGCTCTCCCTGGCGTCATCCTGGCTGGCCTTGCCATTGCCTGCGCGCACCATTGCCAGTGTCTGCCGTTTGCTGCTGGCCGTGCTGGGCATGTTGCTGGTGGAACAGTGGTACCGCAACACGCCACCGTTGAAACGCTGGGGCATCAAGTTTGCCTGCCTGGGCGTGGGCGGGCTGTTCGCCTACGATTTCTATCTGTACAGCGACGCCTTGCTGTTTCGCACGGTCAACGATGACATCTGGGCGGCGCGCGGCATCGTCGACGCCCTGTGCGCGCCGTTGCTGGCCGTCTCTGCCGCGCGCAATCCGGGCTGGGCACTGGGCCTGTCCGTCTCGCGCCAGATGCTGTACCGCTCGGCTGCCTTGCTGGGCTCGGCCATCTACCTGCTGGCCATGGCGGCCAGCGCCTATTACTTGCGCTATTTCGGCGGCACCTGGGGTTCCCTGATGCAGATGGCTTACCTGGGCGGCGCGGCCCTGCTGCTGGCGGGCGTGCTGTTTTCCGGCAGCCTGCGCGCCAAGCTCAAGGTGACGATCAATAAACATTTTTACAATGCCATCTTCGATTACCGCGAGGAATGGCTGCGATTTACGCGCGCGCTGTCCGAGGATGGCCCGGCGCTGGGTGAACGCACGATACAGGCCATGGCGCAGCTGGTGGAAAGCCGCGCCGGCGCGCTGTGGATCTTGCGCGAGCAAGGGCAATTTGCCCCGGCCGCCAGCTGGAACTGGCCGCCGGGCACGTGGAGCGAGCCGGCGTCCGGTCCCCTGTGCCAGTTTCTGGAGGCAAGACTCTGGGTGATCGACGTGCCCGATTGCCAGCAAAACCCGCGCCAGTACGGCGGCTTGCGCTTGCCGCCCGCGCTGCTGGCGCTGCCCGACGTGTGGCTGCTGGTGCCCCTGATGCTGCATGGCCAGCTGTTCGCCTTTGTGGCGCTGGCGCGGCCCCGCACGCGCATAGTCTTGAACTGGGAAATCCGCGACGTGCTGAAAATTGCCGGCAGCCAGGCCGCCAGCTACCTGGCGCACCGCGAGTCGCTCGATACCCTGACGGTGGCGCGCCAGTTCGACTCGTTCAACCGCATGTCCACTTTCATCGTGCACGATCTCAAGAATTTGGTGTTCCAGTTGTCGCTGCTACTGAGCAATGCGGAAAAGCACCGCGCCAATCCCGCCTTCCAGGAAGACATGCTGGGCACCCTCGACCATTCCGTGCAGAAAATGAAGACCTTGCTGCAAAAACTGGCGCGCGGCGAGGCGCCGGAAGCACCGGCGCCGCTGCAGCTCGACGGCTTGCTGCGCCAAGCCGTGGCGGCCAAGGCCAGCCTGGCGCCGGCGCCCCGGCTGGAAATCGTCGATGGCGAACTGACGGTGCTGGCCAACCGCGCGCGGCTGGAGCGGGTGCTGGGACATTTGATCCAGAACGCCATCGAGGCCACGGCCAGCGATGGCAAGGTGGCCGTGCGGCTGCGGCGCGTACAGCACACGGCCGTTGTCGAGCTCGACGATACGGGGCAGGGCATGAGCGAGCAATTCATCCGCGAGCGCCTGTTCAAACCGTTCGACACGACCAAGACGGCGGGCATGGGCATCGGCGTGTTCGAAAGCCGCGAATACCTGCGCGAAGTGGGCGGCAGCCTGGAAGTGCGCAGCGAGCCGCAGGTGGGCACGACGTTTCGCGTGATCCTGCCGCTGCATGCGGCATAGCAAAGGAGTGGGGTGCCATGGGCAAGCAAAAACTGCTGGTCATCGAAGACGATCCCGGCCTGCAAAAACAGTTGCACTGGAGCTTTGACGGCTACGAAGTCTTGCTGGCGGGCGAGCGCGAGGCGGCGCTGGCGCTGGTGCGGCGCCACCAGCCGGCCGTCGTGACGATGGACCTGGGCTTGCCGCCCGATCCGGACGGTGCCACGGAAGGCCTCGCCACCTTGCAGCAAATCCTTGCGCTGGCGCCGGACACGAAAGTCATCATCCTGTCGGGCAACCAGGAGCGCGCGCATGCCTTGAAAGCCATCGCGCTGGGCGCTTACGATTTCCACCAGAAACCGTTCGAGGCCGACATGCTGGGCCTGGTCATCGCCCGCGCGTTTTATCTGCACGCGATGCAGCAGGAAAACCGCCGCATGCTGCAGACGCAGGCGGATTCTCCGCTGGCCGGCATCGTCAGCCGCGATCCGGGCATGCTGAAACTGTGCCGCAGCGTGGAAAAAGTGGCGCCCTCGTCGGCCAGCGTGATGCTGCTGGGCGACTCGGGCAGCGGCAAGGAATTGATTGCGCGGGGCTTGCATGCGCTGTCGAGCCGACATGCGCAACGTTTCGTGGCCATCAATTGCGCGGCCATCCCGGAGAACCTGCTGGAAAGCGAGCTGTTCGGCTATGAGCGGGGGGCGTTTACGGGCGCGGCCAGGCAAACCCTGGGCAAGATCGAACTGGCCCATGGCGGCACCTTCTTTCTCGACGAAATAGGCGACATGCCGATGGCGTTGCAGGCGAAATTGCTGCGCTTCTTGCAGGAAAGAGTGATCGAAAGGGTGGGCGGCCGTGCCGAGATCGCCATCGACGTGCGCATCGTCTGTGCCACGCACCAGGATCTGAAAGTGCTGGCGGAACAGGGGCGTTTCCGCGAAGACCTGTTTTACCGGCTCAGCGAAATTGTCTTGCGCATCCCGCCGCTGCGCGAGCGGGCCGGCGATTGCACCTTGCTGGCGCAGCATTTCAAGCACAAGTTCTGCGCCAGCGAAGGCCGCAGCAACCTGCATTTCAGCGCCGGCGCGCTGCAGCTGATCGAAAGCTATGGCTGGCCCGGCAATGTGCGCGAAGTGGAAAACTGCATCAAGCGGGCCGTCATCATGAGCGACGGGCCGCAGATCGCGGCCGATGACCTGGGCTTGCCCGCCAGCGCCCAGGCCGCTCCCGCCGATGAATCCATCAATCTGCGTCAGGCCCGCGAAGCGGCCGAGTACAAGGTCATGGTGCGCGCGCTGGCCCGCGCCGACGGCAATATCGCCAAGGCGGCCGAACTGCTGGGCGTGAGCCGGCCCACCCTGTATGACTTGATGGGGCACCACGGCATCAAGTAAGCCGTCTTACTGATATGGATTAAATATCAAGATTGTGTATGGCGTCGCACATACGCTGGCGCCGTCACGGCGCATCCTAGCCTCATCAACAACAAGGAGGGGTTATGAACGCGATCAATTTATTGATGAAGGACCACAAGGCCGTCAAGGCCCTGTTTGCGCAGTATGAGAACCTGAGCGACCGCTCCTTTGCCACCAAGAAAAAACTGGCCGACCAGATCTGCCAGGAATTGACCGTGCACACGCAGCTGGAAGAAGAAATCTTCTACCCGGCCGTGCGCCGCCCGATCCATGACGGCGACCTGATGGATGAAGCCGTCGTCGAGCACGCGAGCGCCAAGGAGCTCATCGCGCAGATTACCGCGATGGATCCCGCCGACGACCTGTACGACGCCAAGGTCAAGGTGCTGTCGGAGCAGATCGAGCACCACGTCAAGGAAGAAGAGGGCGACATGTTTCCCAAAGTGCGCCATACGGCCGTCGACCTCGACGCGCTGGGCAAGGAAATGGCCGCGCGCAAGGAACAGCTGACGGGCGTCGCCGCCTGAGCGGCTTAAAAAATCAACAACCAAGGGAGTATTCCATGCAAGCTACACAATTGTCCGTGTCGGACCTGAACAATCCGGGCGTATCCTGGGGTGCCGTGCTGGCGGGTGCAGCCGCCGCGGCCGCCTTGTCCTTCATTTTGCTGATTCTCGGCGTGGGCCTGGGCCTGTCGTCCGTGTCGCCGTGGTCGTTCAACGCGACGGCCATCGGCGTGTCGACCATCGCCTGGCTGGCCTTCATGCAACTGGCCGCGTCCGGCATCGGCGGCTACATGGCGGGCCGGCTGCGCGTGAAATGGAGTTCCATCCACACGGATGAGGTGCATTTCCGCGATACGGCCCACGGCTTGCTGGCCTGGGCCGTGGCCACCCTGATCACCGTGGCTGTGCTGGCCGGCGGCACGCGTGCCGTGCTGAGCGGCGCCATCGACGCGGGCAGCGGCGTGGCGGCCGCCATAGCCCCCGCAGCGGCAGCGGGCGCAGGTGCTGCTGGCGCCAAGCAAGGCGAGGGCAGCGGCGCCAATCCGCTCGACTATTTCTCGGACATGCTGCTGCGCGCCGCGCCTGCCGCACCGGCTACCACCGCCACCGGCACCCTGGCGGCGCCTGCGGCCAATGCCAGCACCGCCGAGCAGCGCGTGGAAATCGGCAAGATCTTCGCCACCGGCCTGTCCACGGGCAGCCTGGCCGCAGATGACCGAGCCTACCTGGGCCAGGTCGTGGCCAGCCGCACGGGCTTGACGCAGGCGGAAGCGGAAGCGCGCGTCGACGCCGTCTACGCCCGCGCCGCCAAGGCTGCCGCCGATGCCAAGGCTGCCGCTCAGCAAGCGGCTGAAACGGCCCGCAAGGCCGGTGCCCACACGGCGCTGTGGATGTTCGTCGCCTTGTTGCTGGGCGCTTTCGTTGCCAGCCTGGCGGCAACGTTTGGCGGCCGCCAGCGCGACCATGAGCGCGTGCTGCGCCATGTGACCATTTAATTCACCGATTTAATCTAGGAGACTGCCATGCGTTCCATCCTCTTGCTGCTGCTGGGCATTCCATTGCCCATCGTCATACTGATCGCCCTGTTCGTGCATTAATAATTAATAAGACGTTGACGTAAAAAACGGCGCCCGCCGCAAGCCGGGCGCCGTTTGTGTTGAAGCGGGTCCATGTGTAAGATGGCGCGATCTTTCCACCGAGACTATCCATGACCTTGACCGCCCTGCGTCCCTTGCTGAAAACCGCCGCCATTGCTGCCTTTGCCTGCAGCGTGCTGGCCTCGTGTTCCACCCTGATCGGCCCGCGCGACGTGAATGTGTCGCTGAGCAAGATGCAGCAAGGCCTGGAGCGTCGCTTTCCCATCGACAAGCGCGTGCTGTCCGTGCTGGATGTCAAACTGACCCACCCGCAACTGTCGCTACAGCCCGAGCGCGAACGGGTTGCCCTCAGCGTGGACGCCAGCGTCTTGCCGCCCTTTATCCGCCAGAGCTGGCGCGGCAGCCTGGCCATGTCGGGCCGCCTCGTGCTCGACGCCCAGCGCAACGCCGTCTACCTGAGCGAAGCGAGCGTGGACAAGGTCACCATCGATGGCATGGACGAGTCGCAGCAGCGCCAGTTCGCCAAGGTGGCCAGCCTGGTGGCCGACCAGCTCATGCACGAAACGCCGATCTATACGTTCAAACCCGACGAATTGCGCTATGCGGGCGTGCAATTCGTGCCCACGCAGATCAGGACCACGGGCAATGGGCTGACCGTGACTTTCGAGCCGGTGAAGTAGCGGTGAAGTAGCTTAGGCCTCGAACGCGGGCGCGCCGATTTGCGTGGCCGTGTTATTGCGCGGCGTCGCCTCTTCATGAAACAGGTCAGCCAGGTACTCGCATAGCGCATCTGCTTGAATATCGTCCGGAATAATGAAATCGGCGGGCCTGCGCTTGCCTTCCGCACCGAGATAGAAGGCGCGCCAGGCGCCCTGACTCTCCCGGACACCAATCAGCGTGCCGAAAATATTGAATCTGAATTCCTGCATCAAACTTCTCCAGTTAAAGAGCCAGGCAAAAAGATGTGGCGAGCGACAGGTATGGCTATTGCTAGATGGTAACATTTGCTGATCATCGGCGCGGGCTTGAGGCGTGCTTCAGCGAACATCGGATCACAGGAGTTGTTCAACCGCCATTGTTGCCCCGCAAGCAGGCCGACTATAATCCTGCCTCTCATGCCTGGACACAGCATGTTCCCCAACATGAAGTTAAAACAATTAAAGGAATCTTCGTGAAACGCTCACTCATCAGCGCCGCCTGCTGCGCCTTGTTCGCCTTCTCCTCGCCCGCGCTGTACGCCCAGCAAGCCACCAATGCCAGCGCGCCCGTCTCCGGCATCGACCTGAAAACCCTGGACCCGGCCGTGAGCCCCAGGGATGATTTCTACGGCTACGTCAACGGCGTCTGGACGCGCAATACGGAAATCCCGGCCGACAAATCCGTCTGGGGCACGTATATCGAATTGCGTGAAATCGCCCAGGGCCAGTTGCGCGGCCTGATCGATGCCACCGTCAAGAACCCCGGCAAGCCCGGCAGCGAGGCGCACAAGATCGCCGACCTGTACACGAGCTTCATGAACGACAAGGCGCGCAATGCGGCCGGCTTCAAGCCCCTGCGCGCCGAACTGGCCCGCGTCGCCGCCGTCAAGGACAAGAAAGACTTGCCGGCGCTGCTGGCCTACCTGCAAGGCAATGGCGTTGCCACGCCGTTTTCCGCCTATGTGGCACCCGATGCGCAAGACCCCGAGCGCTACACGGTCAACATCAGCCAGTCCGGCCTGGGCTTGCCTGACCGCGATTACTACCTGAAGGAGGACGACGCCAAGCTGCAAGCCGTGCGCGCCAAATACCTCAAGCATATCGAAACCATGCTGGCCATGAGCGGCGACAAGGCCGCTGCCGCACACGCGGCGCAAATCCTCGACCTCGAAACGCGCCTGGCGGCCGTGCAGTGGACGCGCGTGCAGATGCGCGACCCCGTCAAATCGTACAACCGCGTCGATTTCGACAAATTCGCGGCACTGGCGCCGGCCTTCGACTGGAATGTCTACTTTACTGCCGCCGGCCTGGCGCCGAAAGCCACGTCGGCCGTGGTGCGCCAGCCCAGCTTCATGACCGGCTTTTCCGAGACCGTGGCCGCCGTGCCGCTGGAATCCTGGAAGAGCTATCTGAACTGGCGCATCATCGAAAGCTATGCCTCCTTCCTGGACAGCGCCACGGTCAAGGAGCGTTTCGCCTTCGACGGCACGGTGCTGCGCGGCGTGCCGCAAAGCGAACCGCAGTGGCAACTGGCGCTGCGCTTCACGGATGGCGCCATCAGCGACGCCGTCGGCAAGCGTTACGTGGAAATGTATCTGCCGCCGGAAACCCGGCCCCGCGTGATGGCCATGTTCGACAATTTCGTCGCCTCGTTCAAGGATGGCATCGAGCAGCTCGACTGGATGGGCCCGGAAACCAAGAAGGAAGCCCAGCTCAAGCTGGCAGCCTTGAAGCCGAAGATCGCGTATCCCGATACCTGGCGCGACTACAGCAGCATGCAGACGCAGCCGAATGACCTGATCGCCAACGTGCGCGCCGCGCGCGCCTGGAGCCGCCAGCAAAACCTGGCCAAGCTGGGCAAGCCGGTCGACCGCGACGAATGGTCGATGACGCCGCAAACCGTGAACGCCAGCTACAGCCCGTCGCTCAACGCCATCACGATTCCGGCCGCCATTTTGCAGCCGCCATTCTTCAACGTGAAAGCGGAAGATGCCGTCAACTACGGCTTGCTGGGCATTACCTTCGGCCATGAAATCAGCCATGCCTTCGACGATTCCGGTAGCCAGTACGACGCCAAAGGCCGTCTGCGCAACTGGTGGACGGCAGAGGACCGCACGGCGTTCAAGGCCCTGGCCGCCGGCCTCGTCAAGCAATATGGCGCCTACAGCCCCGTGCCGGGCTACCACATCAATGGCGAACTGACGCTGGGCGAAAACATCGGCGACAATTCCGGCCTGTCGATCACCTACAAGGCGTACCAGCGTTCCTTGAACGGCAAGCCTTCACCAGTCATCGATGGCCTGACGGGCGAACAGCGCCTGTACATCGGCTTTGCGCAGAAATGGCGCGCGAAATTGCGTCCCGAAGCGGCCATCGCGCAGATCAAGAGCGACCCCCATTCGCCGGGTGAATTCCGCGCCAAGGGCACGGTCAAGAACCAGCCCGGTTTCTATGAAGCGTTCGGCATCAAGCCAGGCGACCCGATGTACCTGCCGCCCGAGCAGCGCGTGATCATGTGGTAAATCATGTGGTAAGCCCGTAGGGCAGTCGCGCACCGCGCCGCGGACTATTCCTTAGCGTGGTTGAGCGTGTACCTGGGCAGCTCCACCGTCAGGTCTTCCTGGGCGAGGCGGGCCTGGCAGGACAGGCGCGAATGGGGCTGCAAACCCCAGGCCTGGTCGAGCATGTCTTCCTCATTGTCGCCCAGTTCGTTGAGCGTATCGAAACCCTGCACCACGACCACGTGGCAGGTGGAACAGGCGCCCACCTGGCCGCACGCGTGTTCCATGTCTATCTGATTGAGCAGCAATGCGTCGCAAATGCTCATGTTCTGCGGCGCGTCAAACACGGCGCCGTCGGGGGCCAGCTCGGGATGGGGCAGGACGGTAATTTTTGGCATGCGGGATTCTCCTTGATGTCGCTTGAATACCGCTACCTTGAACCTTCCCGCCTTGATAAGGTCAAGCGCAATGTTGCGCCTGAACGGGGGCTTTCTGCGCTTACATCTTCGATGCCGGATGTTCCGCCAGCGGGACAAACTGGCCGGTAGCCTCGTCGAGCGCGTCCAGTGAGCCATTTTCGATGTCATACACCCAGCCATGCAGGGTCAGGCGCTTTTGCGTGATGCCCAGCGCTACCGAGGGGTGCGTGCGGATGTTGTTGAGTTGCGCCACGACATTGGCGCGTACCATGCCGTCGATGCGGTCCTGTTCCGTGGCATGCTCGATCGATTCATTGATCATGCGCGCCGCATCTGCGTGCCGCAGCCAGTTCTTGACTGCCGGCATGTGATCGAGACAGGTGCAGGTGGCGATGGCCTTCATCGCGCCGCAATCGGAATGGCCGCAAATGACGATGTCCGTCACATTCAGGGCCGCAACGGCAAATTCGACGGACGCGCTCACGCCGCCCGGTTCCGGGCCAAACGAGGGCACGATGTTGCCCGCGTTGCGAATCACAAACAGTTCGCCAGGTTCGCGCTGCGTCACCAGTTCCGGCACCATGCGGCTGTCGGAACAGGAAATGAACAGGGCCTTGGGCGTCTGTCCCGTGGCCAGTGTCTTGAACAACTCTCGGCGTTCAGGAAAGACTTCCTTCTGGAAACGTAGAAATCCGGCAATGATGTCGCGCATAAATAAAAGAAGAGAGTGGTGTGAGCCCGTATTATCGCCGATGTCAGCGCGGCTGGCTTGCCGGCTGGCCGGTTTGAGGCCCCGTAATGCAGCGGTCGAGATGCCCGATCAATTGCACGAACACGCGTTTATCGGCAATGTGATTCATCGTGTTGCTCATGAAGACGTCGCTGGCGGCCGCTGCCACGGCACCGCGGGCTTGTGCGCAGGCGGCATGCAGTTGCGCGCGGTCAAGCTCAAGCAGCGCCGCGGCGACGCCTGCACGCGTGAAATCGAAGGCATCGATGCCGCAACAGCCGGCGGCGCAATGGGTTTCCAGGCGGCAGATCAGCGGCCACAGCCCCTCCAGGTGCTCGTCGATGCCGACGGCTTGCGCATAGCGCTCCCCGATGTCGATGTGTTCGATCCATGCGTCTTCGGCAATCTGGATATCGTATTGATGGTCGCGTTCCGTCATGTTTGCTTTCCCGCATGCGCGGTGACTGTCTGATAGAGGCGCCATCGTACCGCAAGCGCGGCGGCAGTTGGCACACCATGCAGCAAGACGTGAAAAAACCGCCCGAAGGCGGTTTTGTGTGTGCACTGTATTGCCGCTTATTTCCTGTCAGGCAAGGCGTATGCCAGCACGTAGTCGCCGCGGTCCGGCGACTGGCGCGCGCCGCCGGCGCTGACGACGATGTATTGCTTGCCCGTTTTCGGCGAGACATACGTCATCGGGCCGGACTGGCTGCCCACGGGCAGGCGCTGTTTCCAGATTTCCTTGCCGGTGGCGCTGTCAAAGGCGCGCAGGTAGAAATCCTGCGTGCCGGCAAAGAACAGCAAGCCGGACTGCGTCGACATCGACGCGCCCAGGGTCGGCATGCCGATCGGAATCGGCATTTTCATGCGGATGCCCATCGGACCCGTATCCTGCACCGTGCCGACCGGTACCTGCCACACGAGCTTGCGGGTTTTCAGGTCGATGGCCGACATGGTGCCGAACGGCGGCTTCTGGCAGGGAATGCCCGCTTTCGACAGGAAACGTTCGCGCATGGCGCCGAACGGCGTGCCTTCCTGCGGCACGACGCCCATCTCGATGCCGCTGGCACCCTTCGGAATGGCGGCGCGCGGGATCATGTAGTTGGCCAGGCCCA
This genomic interval carries:
- the prsR gene encoding PEP-CTERM-box response regulator transcription factor; protein product: MGKQKLLVIEDDPGLQKQLHWSFDGYEVLLAGEREAALALVRRHQPAVVTMDLGLPPDPDGATEGLATLQQILALAPDTKVIILSGNQERAHALKAIALGAYDFHQKPFEADMLGLVIARAFYLHAMQQENRRMLQTQADSPLAGIVSRDPGMLKLCRSVEKVAPSSASVMLLGDSGSGKELIARGLHALSSRHAQRFVAINCAAIPENLLESELFGYERGAFTGAARQTLGKIELAHGGTFFLDEIGDMPMALQAKLLRFLQERVIERVGGRAEIAIDVRIVCATHQDLKVLAEQGRFREDLFYRLSEIVLRIPPLRERAGDCTLLAQHFKHKFCASEGRSNLHFSAGALQLIESYGWPGNVREVENCIKRAVIMSDGPQIAADDLGLPASAQAAPADESINLRQAREAAEYKVMVRALARADGNIAKAAELLGVSRPTLYDLMGHHGIK
- a CDS encoding TIGR03013 family XrtA/PEP-CTERM system glycosyltransferase, whose protein sequence is MIRIFSHYVSKTAFILLLLEIMILLLSATLTSLLWLADGSRVLRVSEVYLSSSIFALVIVFSMSALGMYQHRSREDIRNTLLRILPSFALGFAVLSVLIRFIPSLHFGRGSVLIFGLGAIGVLLARLVVFKSSQSALMEGRLILVGGGALARECMELAASKIGFHQFTVVGCIDVAGERCCVPASALLPAEPSLLAMAQRHDAHEIVVSVSDRRNGAFPAKQLLECALGGVKVIDAATFFEREACQIRIDSLQPSYLIYGGGFDQSFFRAASKRLFDLAASGVICLAALPVMLATALCIRLEDGGPVFYQQERVGRDGLPFNVLKFRSMRCDAERDGKPIWALDNDARITRVGKLIRKLRIDELPQMLNVFRGEMSFVGPRPERAYFVEQLKEQVPYYNIRHSIKPGITGLAQVRYQYGASVDDAVNKLQYDLYYVKNNSLFLDLLILLDTVQVVLFGKGSR
- a CDS encoding hemerythrin domain-containing protein, with amino-acid sequence MNAINLLMKDHKAVKALFAQYENLSDRSFATKKKLADQICQELTVHTQLEEEIFYPAVRRPIHDGDLMDEAVVEHASAKELIAQITAMDPADDLYDAKVKVLSEQIEHHVKEEEGDMFPKVRHTAVDLDALGKEMAARKEQLTGVAA
- a CDS encoding DUF1439 domain-containing protein gives rise to the protein MTLTALRPLLKTAAIAAFACSVLASCSTLIGPRDVNVSLSKMQQGLERRFPIDKRVLSVLDVKLTHPQLSLQPERERVALSVDASVLPPFIRQSWRGSLAMSGRLVLDAQRNAVYLSEASVDKVTIDGMDESQQRQFAKVASLVADQLMHETPIYTFKPDELRYAGVQFVPTQIRTTGNGLTVTFEPVK
- a CDS encoding M13 family metallopeptidase, which translates into the protein MKRSLISAACCALFAFSSPALYAQQATNASAPVSGIDLKTLDPAVSPRDDFYGYVNGVWTRNTEIPADKSVWGTYIELREIAQGQLRGLIDATVKNPGKPGSEAHKIADLYTSFMNDKARNAAGFKPLRAELARVAAVKDKKDLPALLAYLQGNGVATPFSAYVAPDAQDPERYTVNISQSGLGLPDRDYYLKEDDAKLQAVRAKYLKHIETMLAMSGDKAAAAHAAQILDLETRLAAVQWTRVQMRDPVKSYNRVDFDKFAALAPAFDWNVYFTAAGLAPKATSAVVRQPSFMTGFSETVAAVPLESWKSYLNWRIIESYASFLDSATVKERFAFDGTVLRGVPQSEPQWQLALRFTDGAISDAVGKRYVEMYLPPETRPRVMAMFDNFVASFKDGIEQLDWMGPETKKEAQLKLAALKPKIAYPDTWRDYSSMQTQPNDLIANVRAARAWSRQQNLAKLGKPVDRDEWSMTPQTVNASYSPSLNAITIPAAILQPPFFNVKAEDAVNYGLLGITFGHEISHAFDDSGSQYDAKGRLRNWWTAEDRTAFKALAAGLVKQYGAYSPVPGYHINGELTLGENIGDNSGLSITYKAYQRSLNGKPSPVIDGLTGEQRLYIGFAQKWRAKLRPEAAIAQIKSDPHSPGEFRAKGTVKNQPGFYEAFGIKPGDPMYLPPEQRVIMW
- the prsK gene encoding XrtA/PEP-CTERM system histidine kinase PrsK, producing the protein MIRAQSDWLAAADAAALSHGLASLAFFVLALLLISNWRARQNVRALLVACLATGGWATGAVVLVLLGQRTALAGDALELLRTLAWLVFLLLLIEPSRPRLRLVLAGIALTALAPWLLSLASSWLALPLPARTIASVCRLLLAVLGMLLVEQWYRNTPPLKRWGIKFACLGVGGLFAYDFYLYSDALLFRTVNDDIWAARGIVDALCAPLLAVSAARNPGWALGLSVSRQMLYRSAALLGSAIYLLAMAASAYYLRYFGGTWGSLMQMAYLGGAALLLAGVLFSGSLRAKLKVTINKHFYNAIFDYREEWLRFTRALSEDGPALGERTIQAMAQLVESRAGALWILREQGQFAPAASWNWPPGTWSEPASGPLCQFLEARLWVIDVPDCQQNPRQYGGLRLPPALLALPDVWLLVPLMLHGQLFAFVALARPRTRIVLNWEIRDVLKIAGSQAASYLAHRESLDTLTVARQFDSFNRMSTFIVHDLKNLVFQLSLLLSNAEKHRANPAFQEDMLGTLDHSVQKMKTLLQKLARGEAPEAPAPLQLDGLLRQAVAAKASLAPAPRLEIVDGELTVLANRARLERVLGHLIQNAIEATASDGKVAVRLRRVQHTAVVELDDTGQGMSEQFIRERLFKPFDTTKTAGMGIGVFESREYLREVGGSLEVRSEPQVGTTFRVILPLHAA